The proteins below are encoded in one region of Campylobacter rectus:
- the recA gene encoding recombinase RecA has translation MEADKKKALDLALKQIDKVFGKGSIVRLGDVEIEPIDAVSTGSLGLDLALGVGGIPKGRIIEIYGPESSGKTTLTLHIIAECQKAGGTCAFVDAEHALDVKYASNLGVDTDNLYVSQPDFGEQALEIVENLARSGAIDLIVVDSVAALTPKSEIEGDMGDQHVGLQARLMSQALRKLAGVVHKMNTTVIFINQIRMKIGAMGYGTPETTTGGNALKFYASVRLDVRKIATLKQNDEPIGNRTKVKVVKNKVAPPFKVAEFDIMFGEGVSHEGEIIDYGVSLDIVDKSGAWFSYKETKLGQGKENSKAFLKEHPEIVSEIVSAIKSSMGIEHIINNAGKDTEEDND, from the coding sequence ATGGAAGCGGATAAGAAAAAAGCGCTTGATCTCGCGCTAAAACAGATCGATAAGGTATTTGGCAAAGGCTCTATCGTGCGTCTTGGCGATGTGGAGATAGAGCCCATAGATGCGGTATCTACGGGCTCACTCGGACTTGACTTGGCTCTTGGCGTCGGCGGCATACCAAAAGGCAGGATAATTGAAATCTATGGCCCGGAGAGCTCGGGAAAGACGACGCTCACGCTTCATATCATCGCCGAGTGTCAAAAAGCGGGCGGAACGTGCGCATTCGTGGATGCCGAGCATGCGCTAGACGTCAAATACGCGTCAAATTTGGGCGTAGATACGGACAATCTCTATGTCAGCCAGCCGGACTTCGGCGAGCAGGCGCTTGAGATCGTGGAGAATTTAGCCAGAAGCGGCGCGATCGATCTTATCGTCGTAGATAGCGTCGCGGCGCTCACGCCAAAAAGCGAAATCGAGGGCGATATGGGCGATCAGCACGTAGGCCTGCAAGCGCGCCTGATGAGCCAAGCGCTGCGTAAGCTCGCGGGCGTCGTGCACAAGATGAACACGACCGTGATCTTTATCAACCAAATTCGTATGAAAATCGGCGCGATGGGTTACGGCACTCCTGAAACGACGACCGGCGGCAACGCGCTTAAATTTTACGCTTCAGTGCGCCTAGACGTGCGAAAAATCGCTACGCTAAAGCAAAACGACGAGCCTATCGGCAACCGCACGAAGGTCAAAGTCGTGAAAAACAAGGTCGCGCCCCCATTTAAAGTAGCGGAATTTGATATAATGTTCGGCGAGGGAGTGAGCCACGAAGGCGAGATCATCGACTATGGCGTAAGCCTTGATATCGTGGATAAAAGCGGTGCATGGTTTAGCTACAAAGAGACGAAACTAGGGCAGGGCAAGGAAAATTCTAAAGCGTTTTTAAAAGAACATCCCGAAATAGTATCTGAAATAGTTTCAGCGATAAAGAGCTCGATGGGTATTGAACATATTATCAATAATGCAGGCAAAGATACCGAAGAAGATAACGACTAA
- the eno gene encoding phosphopyruvate hydratase → MVFIEDVTAIEVLDSRGNPTVKATVALSDGTVASAIVPSGASTGKREALELRDKDERYCGKGVLKAVENVNSQIAEAVIGLDAFDQKALDDEMRELDGTDNYSNLGANAVLGVSMAVARAAAKSLDVPLYRYLGGANASVLPVPMFNIINGGAHANNSVDFQEFMIMPFGFDKFSDALRVATEIYHTLKGLLNAAGHSTAVGDEGGFAPNLNDNEEPIKLIMQAIEKAGYKAGEQIKLALDVAASELYENGKYKLEGKEFSSEELIERYAQLCEKYPIFSIEDGLSEDDWAGWAKLTSRLGSKVQLVGDDLFVTNEKILREGIAKGVGNAILIKPNQIGTVSQTMQTIRLAQRKGYRCVMSHRSGESEDSFIADFAVAMNTGQIKTGATSRSERNAKYNRLLEIERETDEFLGNQI, encoded by the coding sequence ATGGTATTTATAGAAGACGTAACCGCGATAGAGGTGCTAGATAGCCGCGGCAACCCGACGGTGAAAGCAACCGTGGCTCTAAGCGACGGCACCGTAGCAAGCGCGATAGTCCCAAGCGGCGCAAGCACGGGCAAACGCGAGGCGCTGGAGCTTCGCGATAAAGACGAAAGATACTGCGGCAAGGGCGTGCTAAAGGCGGTAGAAAACGTAAATTCGCAGATCGCCGAAGCCGTGATCGGACTGGATGCGTTTGATCAAAAGGCGCTTGATGACGAAATGAGAGAGCTTGACGGCACCGATAACTACTCAAATTTGGGCGCAAATGCGGTGCTTGGCGTATCTATGGCGGTAGCGCGCGCGGCGGCTAAAAGCCTTGACGTGCCTTTGTATCGCTACCTTGGCGGCGCAAACGCTAGCGTACTGCCCGTGCCGATGTTTAATATCATTAACGGCGGCGCGCACGCGAACAATAGCGTGGATTTTCAAGAATTTATGATTATGCCGTTTGGATTTGATAAATTTAGCGATGCTTTGCGAGTGGCGACTGAAATTTACCACACGCTAAAAGGCCTTCTAAACGCGGCCGGTCACAGCACGGCCGTGGGCGACGAGGGCGGATTTGCGCCGAATTTAAACGATAACGAAGAGCCGATCAAACTCATCATGCAAGCTATCGAAAAAGCGGGCTACAAGGCAGGCGAGCAGATCAAACTAGCCCTAGATGTCGCAGCTAGCGAGCTGTACGAAAACGGCAAATACAAGCTAGAGGGCAAGGAATTTAGCAGCGAAGAGCTGATAGAGCGATACGCGCAGCTTTGCGAGAAGTACCCGATATTTTCGATCGAAGACGGCCTAAGCGAGGACGACTGGGCGGGCTGGGCGAAGCTAACGAGCAGGCTTGGCTCCAAAGTGCAACTCGTGGGCGACGATCTATTTGTAACGAACGAGAAAATTTTACGCGAAGGCATCGCCAAAGGCGTAGGCAACGCGATCCTAATAAAACCAAATCAAATCGGCACGGTTAGCCAAACTATGCAGACGATCCGTCTAGCTCAGCGCAAAGGCTACCGCTGCGTGATGAGCCACAGAAGCGGCGAGAGCGAGGATAGCTTTATCGCGGACTTCGCCGTCGCGATGAATACGGGCCAAATCAAAACGGGCGCGACCTCAAGAAGTGAACGCAACGCCAAATACAACCGCCTGCTTGAGATCGAGCGCGAGACGGACGAGTTTTTGGGAAATCAAATTTGA
- a CDS encoding FtsB family cell division protein, whose product MSEALDERVEKKPFDLRLFFRFALITLCVVCFGIYVGNIIFGKRSLDVMLSLQEQKVQLKCDVETLKKQNAQLQKAYFELKELEPGDE is encoded by the coding sequence TTGAGCGAAGCCTTAGACGAACGCGTTGAGAAAAAGCCGTTTGATCTTAGGCTTTTTTTTAGATTTGCACTTATCACGCTTTGCGTGGTGTGTTTTGGCATTTACGTGGGCAATATAATCTTCGGCAAGCGCTCGTTAGACGTGATGCTAAGCCTGCAAGAGCAAAAAGTCCAGTTAAAGTGCGACGTCGAAACGCTCAAAAAACAAAACGCCCAGCTGCAAAAGGCGTATTTCGAGCTAAAAGAGCTTGAGCCCGGCGATGAATAA
- a CDS encoding AMIN domain-containing protein, translating to MKIGKIWLLALVCGLALGRENPFAPSSDINASMASSNVVENLPPFEKQNFKFPADSRNFISVTLKYKSIDGSIKEKTVDINKSISWQDEFSIDKIAVPVVAPKSDVSVTKEEPKAVESAAPKPTELNMTAQEPLKDIVIKPLEKTGPQKQITYKQTKFEIYPMQIKIFTTDEKLKDYSISKGTKVVIDFASQTDANTRKDELDCGAFKTALFGSHGKFYRVVFDLDGSYKHAIEKTQDGYLLKLSR from the coding sequence ATGAAAATAGGTAAAATTTGGCTTTTGGCGCTGGTTTGCGGGCTGGCTTTGGGCAGAGAAAATCCTTTCGCGCCGTCAAGCGACATAAACGCAAGTATGGCTAGTAGCAACGTCGTGGAAAATTTGCCGCCTTTTGAGAAGCAAAATTTCAAATTTCCCGCCGACTCTAGAAACTTCATCTCCGTCACGCTAAAATACAAAAGCATCGACGGCAGCATCAAGGAAAAGACCGTTGATATAAACAAAAGCATCTCGTGGCAGGACGAGTTTTCGATAGACAAGATCGCCGTCCCCGTAGTCGCACCAAAGTCCGACGTCTCGGTCACTAAAGAGGAGCCAAAAGCCGTAGAGAGCGCCGCGCCAAAGCCTACCGAGCTCAATATGACCGCGCAAGAGCCGCTAAAAGATATCGTCATAAAGCCGCTTGAAAAGACGGGGCCTCAAAAGCAAATCACCTATAAGCAGACGAAATTCGAGATATATCCGATGCAAATAAAAATCTTCACGACCGACGAAAAGCTAAAGGACTACTCGATAAGCAAAGGCACCAAAGTCGTGATCGACTTTGCCTCGCAAACGGACGCCAATACGAGAAAAGACGAGCTTGACTGCGGCGCGTTCAAAACGGCGCTTTTTGGTTCGCACGGTAAATTTTACCGCGTAGTTTTCGATCTTGACGGCAGCTACAAACACGCGATCGAAAAGACGCAGGACGGGTATTTGCTAAAGCTATCGAGGTAA
- a CDS encoding GntP family permease: protein MSGIALIVCFVVAVAIMIVLISKFGVHPFIAIMLVSLALAIVAGIDLVKVPAIIGEGFSGIFKSIGIVIILGALIGMALEKTGAALKLADMVVRCVGDKRPELAMLIMGWIVGIPVFCDSGFVVLDPIRRAIKEKIGANPVAMAVALSCGLYTSHVFIPPTPGPIAAAGLVGVGHNLLLVIAVGAVVSIPVLIAGYLFAKTIGAKVSLKEDLTEVGKSYDEIIKEHGKLPCAFLSLAPIFMPILLMALGSVVSILKLKGMFANFFLFMGNPIIALGVGVLFAVILLAQTGKLGEFNLMTNETLKIVGPILFITAAGGVLGNVIAKAGFVEFMKANAHLIGTVGIFFPFVISAIIKTAQGSSTVALTTTASIMGLFTDSSSMMSALGLASEMGAALTVMAIAAGAMTVSHANDSYFWVVTNFSKMSPDQGYKTQTMLTFIMGIVGMATVWVASLILL, encoded by the coding sequence ATGAGCGGTATTGCTCTCATCGTCTGCTTCGTCGTCGCGGTCGCTATTATGATCGTGCTGATTTCTAAGTTCGGGGTTCACCCCTTTATAGCGATTATGCTCGTCTCGCTCGCTCTAGCCATCGTCGCGGGCATCGACCTGGTCAAGGTTCCCGCGATCATCGGAGAGGGATTTAGCGGGATATTTAAAAGCATAGGCATCGTCATCATCCTGGGCGCGCTCATCGGTATGGCGCTGGAAAAGACGGGCGCGGCGCTAAAGCTGGCCGATATGGTCGTGCGATGCGTAGGCGACAAGCGCCCCGAGCTAGCCATGCTCATCATGGGTTGGATCGTGGGTATCCCGGTCTTTTGCGATAGCGGCTTTGTGGTGCTAGATCCGATCCGCCGCGCGATAAAGGAAAAGATCGGCGCCAACCCCGTAGCTATGGCTGTCGCGCTCTCTTGTGGCCTATACACCTCGCACGTATTTATACCGCCGACTCCGGGTCCGATAGCGGCCGCCGGACTCGTGGGCGTGGGGCACAACTTGCTGCTAGTCATCGCCGTGGGCGCGGTAGTTTCGATACCGGTTCTCATCGCGGGCTATCTTTTTGCCAAAACTATCGGCGCAAAAGTGAGCCTAAAAGAGGATCTAACGGAGGTCGGCAAGAGCTACGACGAGATCATCAAAGAGCACGGCAAGCTGCCTTGCGCGTTTTTGAGCTTGGCGCCTATTTTTATGCCGATTTTGCTGATGGCTCTAGGTTCGGTCGTCTCGATACTAAAGCTAAAAGGTATGTTTGCGAATTTCTTTTTATTTATGGGCAACCCGATCATCGCGCTCGGCGTGGGCGTACTATTTGCCGTTATTTTGCTGGCTCAAACGGGCAAGCTGGGCGAATTTAACCTTATGACCAACGAAACGCTAAAGATCGTGGGACCGATCCTTTTCATCACGGCTGCGGGCGGGGTGCTTGGCAACGTCATTGCCAAAGCGGGATTCGTCGAGTTTATGAAAGCAAATGCCCACCTCATCGGCACCGTGGGCATATTTTTCCCGTTTGTTATCTCTGCTATCATCAAGACCGCTCAGGGCAGCTCGACTGTGGCGCTTACGACGACGGCATCTATCATGGGGCTTTTCACCGATAGCAGCTCGATGATGAGCGCGCTCGGGCTCGCGAGCGAGATGGGCGCGGCACTAACGGTAATGGCGATAGCTGCGGGCGCGATGACGGTTTCGCACGCTAACGACAGCTATTTCTGGGTCGTTACGAACTTTAGCAAGATGTCGCCCGATCAGGGCTACAAGACCCAGACGATGCTTACCTTTATAATGGGCATCGTAGGCATGGCTACGGTTTGGGTGGCGTCGCTGATTTTATTGTAA
- a CDS encoding glycerate kinase family protein, translating to MKILIAIDSFKGSLSSLEAGNAVKEGIEALAGETSEVTVKPIADGGEGSVEALADALEGEFIDVIVQNPLGEKIPARYALAGELGILEMASSSGLMLVEKERRNPMKTSTYGFGQMILHAIGKGARKFIVGIGGSATNDAGTGMLSALGYEFFDENGELLEGKGENLIKITKISTKNVAPELKECEFLIACDVDNPLFGKNGAAYVYGPQKGADEQMVKDLDAGLISFASATSEHFSSEFWNFKGAGAAGGLGYGFVSYLNAKLKPGIDIIMEEIGIEEDIKNADLIITGEGRLDFQSSMGKTPTGVAKIAKKYGKPVIALAGSVTPCAGSCNENGIDAFFSVLNEPVSLEEAMEKQTATRNLKMTAQQALRLYLLGRKG from the coding sequence ATGAAAATACTAATAGCAATCGACTCATTTAAGGGCTCTCTCAGCTCCCTCGAAGCCGGCAACGCCGTAAAAGAGGGTATCGAAGCTTTGGCCGGCGAGACCAGCGAGGTAACGGTTAAGCCTATCGCAGACGGCGGCGAGGGTAGCGTGGAGGCGCTAGCGGATGCGCTAGAGGGCGAATTTATCGACGTCATCGTGCAAAATCCTCTCGGCGAAAAGATCCCTGCCAGATACGCGCTAGCAGGCGAGCTGGGTATCCTGGAGATGGCGTCTTCCAGCGGGCTCATGCTAGTAGAAAAAGAGCGCCGAAACCCGATGAAAACGAGCACTTACGGCTTTGGGCAGATGATTTTACATGCGATCGGCAAGGGCGCGCGTAAATTTATCGTGGGCATCGGTGGCAGCGCGACGAATGACGCGGGCACGGGTATGCTAAGCGCGCTGGGATACGAGTTTTTTGACGAAAACGGCGAGTTGCTTGAAGGCAAAGGCGAAAATCTCATCAAAATCACCAAAATTTCAACCAAAAACGTAGCGCCAGAGCTCAAAGAGTGCGAGTTTCTCATCGCTTGCGACGTGGATAACCCGCTCTTTGGCAAAAACGGCGCGGCCTACGTCTACGGCCCGCAAAAGGGCGCGGACGAGCAGATGGTAAAGGATCTGGACGCCGGGCTCATTAGCTTTGCGAGTGCGACGAGCGAGCACTTTTCAAGCGAATTTTGGAACTTTAAGGGCGCGGGCGCGGCAGGCGGGCTGGGGTACGGGTTCGTTAGCTACCTAAACGCCAAACTAAAGCCCGGCATCGACATCATCATGGAGGAGATCGGCATCGAAGAGGATATAAAAAACGCCGATCTAATCATCACCGGCGAGGGGCGACTGGACTTTCAAAGCTCGATGGGCAAGACCCCGACCGGAGTAGCGAAGATCGCCAAAAAATACGGCAAGCCCGTCATCGCGCTAGCAGGTAGCGTGACGCCGTGCGCCGGCAGCTGTAACGAAAACGGTATCGATGCGTTTTTTAGCGTATTAAACGAGCCCGTGAGCCTGGAGGAGGCGATGGAGAAGCAAACCGCGACGCGCAACCTAAAAATGACCGCCCAGCAGGCCTTGAGGCTATATTTGCTGGGACGCAAGGGGTAA
- a CDS encoding YceI family protein, producing MKNLIKFSLAAALAASFANATVYEADAVHSNVGFKIKHLSISKVSGNFGKFDAVIDYNKDAKELKALEATIQTASINTQNEKRDAHLQGANFFDAAKFDKITYKMVKFEKESDTEGKVVGTLTMHGITKPVVLKFELGGFTTDQSGKEKIGFSLEGETRRKLFEIGMDTSEAALSDKVELEIEVEAKEK from the coding sequence ATGAAAAATTTAATCAAATTTTCGCTAGCCGCAGCGCTCGCAGCGAGTTTTGCAAATGCTACGGTTTATGAGGCGGACGCCGTTCATAGCAACGTCGGCTTTAAAATCAAGCACCTAAGCATATCAAAAGTCAGCGGAAATTTCGGCAAATTTGACGCCGTGATCGACTACAACAAGGACGCCAAAGAACTCAAAGCGCTCGAGGCCACCATCCAGACCGCCTCGATAAATACGCAAAACGAAAAACGCGACGCACACCTGCAAGGCGCCAATTTCTTCGATGCGGCGAAATTTGACAAAATCACCTACAAAATGGTCAAATTTGAAAAAGAAAGCGATACCGAGGGCAAGGTCGTGGGCACGCTCACGATGCACGGCATCACTAAACCCGTGGTGCTAAAATTCGAGCTTGGCGGCTTCACGACGGATCAAAGCGGCAAGGAAAAAATCGGCTTTAGTCTAGAGGGCGAAACTAGGCGCAAGCTCTTTGAGATCGGGATGGATACCTCCGAGGCCGCGCTATCTGACAAGGTCGAGCTAGAGATCGAAGTCGAAGCTAAAGAAAAATAA
- the menA gene encoding 1,4-dihydroxy-2-naphthoate octaprenyltransferase → MILGSGAVWDTGAFRADIFALALLTTLPFQVLSDYANDYGDAVKGTDDDGRLGPRRAIQTGQMSAAEMKRVIVATALLSPCSLALSVLALDGASIYAAIRYAVGADAYGYLGLGDIFVFLFFGLLSMPGSYFYTRARSMRHCCCRHARAGC, encoded by the coding sequence GTGATACTCGGTAGCGGCGCAGTTTGGGACACAGGCGCGTTTAGAGCGGATATTTTCGCGCTGGCGCTGCTTACGACGCTGCCGTTTCAGGTACTAAGCGACTACGCCAACGACTACGGCGACGCGGTAAAGGGCACCGACGACGATGGCAGACTAGGGCCGCGTCGCGCTATCCAAACGGGACAGATGAGTGCCGCCGAGATGAAGCGCGTCATCGTCGCTACGGCGCTGCTTTCGCCTTGCAGCCTCGCGCTAAGCGTTTTGGCGCTGGACGGCGCATCGATATACGCAGCGATCCGCTACGCCGTGGGCGCCGACGCATACGGATACCTGGGGCTTGGCGACATTTTCGTGTTTTTGTTTTTCGGACTTTTGAGCATGCCGGGCTCGTATTTTTATACGCGTGCTCGCTCGATGCGGCACTGCTGCTGCCGGCATGCGCGTGCAGGATGCTAA
- the dba gene encoding disulfide bond formation protein Dba, with protein MEFLQLLLVLVAVIIIIAKPQKEKIAFGLVVVAWLFMAYLYVGHKSGNLLTAINL; from the coding sequence ATGGAATTCTTACAGCTTTTATTAGTTTTGGTGGCCGTGATAATCATCATAGCCAAACCGCAAAAAGAAAAGATCGCATTCGGTTTGGTCGTGGTTGCATGGCTGTTTATGGCGTATCTGTATGTAGGGCACAAGTCGGGCAATCTGCTCACGGCGATAAACCTATAA
- the dsbI gene encoding disulfide bond formation protein DsbI — MNEIKKAKFFYALMCLAGFLIILLPVGIANLIFGYVLKDSPCTLCWGQREAMIFIGVMALFIVRYGLKAKYLAMLLVMTGFGLWQSFAHFGIHAHRDLDQGFGLAVFGIHTYFWAEVVFWAVVVLLGAIFFFAPKFSALEEEMGGDTIRKFGSFTRAAFIVCAFIIASNVFQAFVSTGIPPYYGQGDPVRFTLDPKYIIWDDSGYKNHWKRVSFLGKRDVAAPDYAFAPAGEKLGVKFDNDPTNAPLAVDENLSIASKNDISFAKPINSLDFINGEFVASSKWEVFFMDENFKVTSDFEIDPYFSATVDPIIGVIPFMGDKYMLMGSNKTLLRFAKNPNADEALQYADFVRGNDKFEGQGKGLGRSRIDTVRAKFHHVASIATDGTYCYLATVPNNKDAQKFVISKILLSDRTLSGEFTPKAALKEGKSLGDLYVTSMTYKDGFLYALSKNHNVIAIINPKTEEIVKTLAYPSEITNARSIFFKDGAMNILSYQDGKNTLYRLN; from the coding sequence ATGAACGAAATCAAAAAAGCAAAATTTTTCTATGCACTTATGTGCTTGGCGGGATTTTTGATCATCCTTTTGCCGGTAGGTATAGCAAACCTGATTTTCGGCTACGTGCTAAAAGATAGCCCGTGCACGTTGTGCTGGGGGCAGCGCGAGGCTATGATTTTTATCGGCGTGATGGCTCTTTTTATCGTTAGATACGGGCTAAAGGCTAAATACTTAGCTATGCTGCTAGTGATGACTGGATTTGGACTATGGCAGTCCTTTGCGCACTTCGGTATCCACGCGCACAGAGATCTCGATCAGGGCTTTGGGCTCGCGGTTTTCGGTATCCATACTTATTTTTGGGCAGAGGTGGTGTTTTGGGCGGTGGTAGTGCTGCTTGGGGCTATATTTTTCTTTGCGCCCAAATTTAGCGCGCTTGAAGAGGAGATGGGCGGCGATACGATTAGAAAATTCGGCTCTTTTACTCGCGCGGCCTTTATCGTTTGCGCATTTATAATCGCCTCAAACGTATTTCAAGCTTTCGTTAGCACGGGCATCCCGCCTTATTACGGACAGGGCGATCCGGTGCGCTTTACGCTTGATCCGAAATACATCATCTGGGACGATAGCGGCTATAAAAATCACTGGAAAAGGGTGTCGTTTTTGGGCAAAAGAGACGTCGCCGCGCCTGATTACGCCTTTGCTCCGGCTGGAGAGAAGCTAGGTGTGAAATTTGACAACGACCCGACCAACGCTCCTTTGGCGGTCGATGAAAATCTAAGCATCGCCTCAAAGAACGATATAAGCTTTGCTAAGCCTATAAATTCTCTTGATTTCATAAACGGCGAATTCGTCGCTAGCTCGAAGTGGGAAGTGTTTTTCATGGATGAAAATTTTAAAGTTACGAGCGATTTTGAGATCGATCCGTACTTTTCGGCGACGGTCGATCCGATCATCGGCGTGATCCCGTTTATGGGCGATAAATACATGCTCATGGGCTCAAACAAGACGCTTTTGAGATTTGCCAAAAACCCTAACGCGGACGAAGCGCTTCAATACGCCGATTTCGTGCGCGGTAACGATAAATTTGAAGGGCAGGGCAAAGGGCTCGGGCGCAGCAGGATCGACACCGTCAGAGCTAAATTTCACCACGTAGCAAGCATCGCTACCGACGGGACGTACTGCTACCTAGCCACCGTGCCTAACAACAAAGACGCGCAAAAGTTCGTCATCTCTAAAATTTTATTGAGCGACCGCACGCTTTCGGGCGAATTTACGCCAAAAGCCGCGCTCAAAGAGGGCAAGAGCCTAGGCGATCTTTACGTCACGTCGATGACTTATAAAGACGGCTTTCTCTACGCGCTTAGCAAAAATCACAACGTTATCGCGATCATCAATCCAAAAACCGAGGAGATCGTAAAGACGCTTGCTTATCCGAGCGAGATAACAAACGCTAGAAGCATATTCTTTAAAGACGGAGCGATGAATATTTTATCCTATCAGGACGGCAAAAATACGCTTTATCGGCTAAACTAA